Below is a window of Pseudodesulfovibrio sp. 5S69 DNA.
CGTTGCGGGTGATACTCCCCGCGAGGCGGCGACAAAAAGTTTTGGAGATCCCTAAGAACCTTTTCCAAAAGGTTCTTAGGCCCCCGGAGGGGCCCCCGGCAGGGCCGCCGGAGGCACACACAGGAGGCTCAATATGGCCAAGATCGATTTGATAGTCAGGCGCGCCAAACTGGGCGGCAAGGACGTGGACGTTTTCGTATCCCGGGGCAAGATCGTCGAGGTGAAACCCTCGGCCGAGTCGCTGGACGCGGGCGACGCCACGGTGGAGGAGGCCTTCGGGCTGACGCTGCTGCCGTCGTTGACGGATGTGCACGTGCATCTGCGCGAGCCGGGGTTCGAGTACAAGGAAGACGTGGAGTCCGGTCTGCGGGCCGCGGCCTGGGGCGGATTCTCGAACATCATGTGCATGGCCAACACCAAGCCGGTGAACGACAACGGCTCGGTGACCGAACTGATGCTGGAGAAGGCCCGCAGGTACTGGCCCAAGGGCCCGAGGTTGTTCCCCATCGGTGCGTTGACCAAGGGGCTCAAGGGCCAGGAACTGGCGCCCATGGCCGAGTTGGCCCAGGCGGGCTGCGCGGCTTTTTCCAACGACGGCGTGCCCGTGGAGTCGACCAAGATTTTTCGCCTGGCCGTGGAGTATGCCTCGGACTGGGACCGCGTGGTCATCGACCACTGCGAGGACCCGTACCTGGGCGTGGGCGTGGGCGTGAACGAGGGCGAGGTGTCGAGCCGCCTCGGGCTGCCCGGCCAGCCGGATGTGGCCGAGGCGTTGCAGGTGGCCCGCGACGTATTGCTGGCCGAGTACCTGGACCTGCCCATCCACCTGGCGCACATCTCCTGCCGCAAGTCCGCGGATCTCATCCGCTACGCCAAGGCGCGCGGGGTGAAGGTCACGGCCGAGACCACGCCGCACTACCTGACCATGACCGAGAACATTTTGGAGGCCGAGGCCACGGAATACGACGCCCTGGCCAAGGTCAATCCGCCCCTGCGCCCCGAGGACGACCGGCTGGCCATGATCGAGGCATTGAACGACGGGACCATCGACTGCCTGGCCACGGACCACGCGCCCCACGCGGGCC
It encodes the following:
- a CDS encoding dihydroorotase, which gives rise to MAKIDLIVRRAKLGGKDVDVFVSRGKIVEVKPSAESLDAGDATVEEAFGLTLLPSLTDVHVHLREPGFEYKEDVESGLRAAAWGGFSNIMCMANTKPVNDNGSVTELMLEKARRYWPKGPRLFPIGALTKGLKGQELAPMAELAQAGCAAFSNDGVPVESTKIFRLAVEYASDWDRVVIDHCEDPYLGVGVGVNEGEVSSRLGLPGQPDVAEALQVARDVLLAEYLDLPIHLAHISCRKSADLIRYAKARGVKVTAETTPHYLTMTENILEAEATEYDALAKVNPPLRPEDDRLAMIEALNDGTIDCLATDHAPHAGHEKETEFDVAPCGITGLDTALSVTWGLVRDGVLTRETFLRAWTTAPCKVFNLPVNTFAPGDPADFFLFDEAEEWTVSPSTLHSKGKNTPLLGSVLKGRVKTHFIAGKKIV